A part of Desulfobaccales bacterium genomic DNA contains:
- the lpxB gene encoding lipid-A-disaccharide synthase, which translates to MRGGRGSNAPPALPSKPDPTILIVAGEASGDEHAAGLVAAIKGRLPGARFVGIGGDRLAAQGVKILVPARELAVVGFVEVARHLPRVFSALRLLHQVFRQERPDLCILVDFPDFNFLVMRLAKWRGLPVMYYISPQVWAWRRYRVRALARYVDRLAVIFPFEADFYRQYGIAADFVGHPFRDTLPPLPPRRELAHNLGLDPDALTVALVPGSREGEIRRHLPTLLETATRLHQLIPETQFLLPLASTAPRELVEGMVAG; encoded by the coding sequence TTGAGGGGAGGGCGGGGGAGCAATGCTCCCCCGGCCCTCCCCTCAAAGCCAGACCCCACTATCCTCATCGTCGCGGGGGAGGCGTCGGGGGATGAGCATGCCGCGGGGTTGGTGGCGGCCATCAAGGGAAGGCTCCCTGGGGCCCGGTTTGTGGGGATCGGGGGGGACAGGCTGGCGGCGCAGGGGGTTAAAATCCTCGTCCCCGCCCGGGAGCTGGCGGTGGTGGGTTTTGTGGAGGTGGCCCGGCATCTGCCCCGGGTGTTCTCGGCGCTTCGGCTTTTGCACCAGGTGTTTCGCCAGGAGCGGCCGGACCTGTGCATCCTGGTGGACTTTCCGGATTTCAACTTCCTGGTGATGCGGCTGGCCAAGTGGCGGGGGTTGCCGGTGATGTATTACATCAGCCCCCAGGTCTGGGCCTGGCGCCGCTACCGGGTGCGAGCCCTGGCCCGCTATGTGGACCGCCTGGCGGTCATCTTCCCCTTTGAGGCCGATTTTTACCGGCAATACGGCATTGCCGCCGACTTTGTGGGCCACCCCTTCCGGGACACCCTCCCTCCCCTGCCGCCCCGCCGGGAGTTGGCCCACAACCTCGGCCTCGACCCCGACGCCCTGACCGTGGCCCTGGTCCCCGGCTCCCGGGAGGGAGAGATCCGCCGCCACCTCCCCACCCTGCTGGAAACCGCCACCCGCCTGCACCAGCTCATCCCTGAGACCCAATTCCTCCTGCCTCTGGCCTCCACCGCCCCCCGGGAACTGGTGGAGGGGATGGTGGCGGG